In one Desulfoferula mesophila genomic region, the following are encoded:
- a CDS encoding PD-(D/E)XK nuclease family protein — translation MSLPSAQVWPTGQAMDQALSRSAAEAPGGLLLGGGGHYTFQGKKALLPLLWSQLPPSLRRDHPLAELSGPVLVQKLLAELGSRTAALTGIFRGRRFPHRLWRLLVGLKAARLQPRDIAALTGPGGERRLALAALLEAYSRELAQRGLADEADQLNAVEEHLAQGGGFPVLEGLSSLEVRDALWLRPSELRLVRALSRVMPVRVSFALAPPVGRESEVFRLLEATATSLETEAGRLEVAWADLPGEGGPLAGLALGEGTAEADGAALQLVRAPGRYAEVEALVGRARDLVDKGVPPQEIVLVFPDLSLYGQMASDVAARLGLPLSFRRSEPLGGTPLAQAVVGLLSLPQQGYPRAELAQVWKSPYLSAALSRHLQVPQPPNPARRLAQVLYVDAQETPVREWLLRAAERMQGASAQETRDLAAACGGLTAWLADLDRPQGLAEYCGRVESLLEALRPTQEMIAGLSAGRWTALALARDLAAWEGMKRAVRGLAQAAEQVGADAAQNPGRLLALLEQALEQQDAGAGLGARGGVRVLRLEDAQGLSPAYCLAGGLNLEEFPARPADIRLLDGAERLALGRKAGLPVWRTEEEEYGGQELRLLLLLGSARAGVTLSCCAADLDGSPRNPSLLLTRLADRLGRQDELKAPPGSVFGEVPPLAQCRDARSLWSALSRDLLRPCLSPKPEESAAQAILHELAQSDDNAQAWRSLAARARVEEHRQRLETLPPEARLPLAGPYDGLLLGHAAQEFLAALLVDPARRTLSPSALEGYVACPMQWFLARILGLDEPREPGWDLERSEEGTWVHDTLARFFAPQEFDPSWDEAAQRQRLARCLAQAMQERAGHDLVRQARQGVLDHTLATVVAREMEAMGGVRPSRVEASFGGKDSSAPPLAVPLDQGEPLFLTGRLDRLDQGPGALRVVDYKHAGQKNRISDPLKEEALGVGAFQMPVYLAAARESWGQADDALMARVVPTRKMEQQPATRDFPPGSPFLSLDWATRQELAASAEPNLFNAVAELWGRLEGGQFMPLPEQGPCDFCAMGGVCRARVNAAAALNGEAS, via the coding sequence GTGAGCTTGCCTTCCGCCCAGGTCTGGCCCACCGGCCAGGCAATGGACCAGGCCTTGAGCCGCAGCGCCGCCGAGGCGCCAGGCGGTCTGCTCCTGGGCGGGGGAGGTCACTATACCTTCCAGGGCAAGAAGGCCCTGCTGCCTTTGCTGTGGTCACAACTTCCCCCCTCGCTTCGCCGGGACCATCCCCTGGCCGAGCTATCCGGGCCGGTGTTGGTGCAAAAGCTCCTGGCAGAACTGGGGAGCCGCACGGCCGCCCTTACCGGTATCTTCCGAGGCCGCCGTTTTCCCCACCGCCTCTGGCGGTTGTTGGTAGGGCTCAAGGCCGCCCGCCTCCAACCCCGGGACATCGCCGCCCTGACCGGCCCTGGCGGGGAGCGCCGGCTAGCCCTGGCCGCCCTGCTGGAGGCCTACTCCCGGGAGTTGGCGCAAAGGGGTCTGGCCGATGAAGCCGACCAACTAAACGCCGTGGAAGAGCACCTGGCGCAAGGCGGCGGTTTTCCCGTGTTGGAGGGCTTGTCCAGCCTGGAGGTGCGCGACGCCCTGTGGCTGCGTCCCTCGGAGCTGCGCCTGGTTCGGGCCCTGTCCCGGGTCATGCCCGTGCGGGTGAGCTTCGCCCTCGCTCCTCCGGTGGGCCGCGAGTCGGAGGTTTTCCGCCTGTTGGAGGCCACGGCCACATCCCTGGAGACTGAGGCGGGCCGCCTTGAGGTTGCATGGGCCGACCTGCCAGGGGAGGGCGGCCCCTTGGCCGGCCTGGCCTTGGGAGAGGGCACGGCCGAGGCGGACGGCGCGGCCCTGCAACTGGTGCGCGCGCCGGGGCGCTACGCCGAGGTGGAGGCCCTGGTGGGCCGGGCCCGCGACCTGGTGGACAAAGGGGTGCCGCCCCAGGAAATCGTGCTGGTCTTTCCCGATCTGAGCCTCTACGGCCAGATGGCCTCCGACGTGGCCGCCCGCCTGGGCCTGCCCCTTTCCTTCCGGCGCAGCGAACCCCTGGGAGGGACGCCCCTGGCCCAGGCGGTGGTGGGGCTGCTTTCCCTGCCGCAACAAGGCTACCCTCGGGCGGAGCTGGCCCAGGTCTGGAAGTCGCCTTACCTGAGTGCGGCCCTGTCACGCCATCTTCAAGTGCCCCAACCGCCCAACCCGGCCCGCCGCTTGGCCCAGGTTTTGTACGTGGACGCCCAGGAGACCCCGGTGCGCGAGTGGCTGCTGCGCGCGGCGGAACGGATGCAGGGAGCTAGTGCCCAGGAAACGCGCGACCTGGCCGCCGCCTGCGGGGGGCTCACCGCCTGGCTGGCAGACCTGGACCGGCCCCAGGGCCTGGCCGAATATTGCGGCCGGGTGGAGAGCCTCTTGGAGGCCTTGCGGCCCACGCAGGAGATGATCGCCGGGTTGAGCGCGGGACGCTGGACGGCCCTGGCCTTGGCGCGGGATCTGGCGGCCTGGGAGGGCATGAAGCGCGCGGTGCGCGGCCTGGCCCAGGCGGCCGAACAGGTTGGCGCGGACGCGGCGCAGAATCCGGGGCGCTTGTTGGCCTTGCTGGAACAGGCCCTGGAGCAGCAGGACGCGGGCGCGGGCCTGGGGGCCAGGGGAGGGGTGCGGGTTCTGCGCCTGGAGGACGCCCAAGGGCTCAGCCCGGCCTATTGCCTGGCCGGAGGGCTGAACCTGGAGGAGTTCCCCGCCCGCCCGGCCGATATTCGCCTGCTGGACGGCGCGGAGCGCCTGGCCTTGGGAAGGAAGGCCGGTCTGCCGGTGTGGCGCACCGAGGAGGAAGAATACGGCGGCCAGGAGTTGCGCCTGCTGTTGCTCTTGGGTTCGGCCCGCGCAGGCGTAACGCTTTCCTGCTGCGCCGCCGATCTGGACGGCTCGCCGCGCAATCCCAGCTTGCTCCTGACCCGCCTGGCCGACAGGCTGGGCCGCCAAGACGAGCTCAAGGCCCCGCCTGGCAGCGTATTCGGCGAGGTGCCACCCTTGGCCCAATGCCGCGACGCCCGCAGCCTGTGGAGCGCCCTGTCCCGCGACCTGCTGCGCCCGTGCCTGAGTCCCAAACCTGAGGAGAGCGCGGCCCAGGCCATCTTGCACGAGTTGGCCCAAAGCGACGACAACGCCCAGGCCTGGCGCTCCCTGGCCGCGCGGGCCAGGGTGGAGGAGCACCGCCAGCGCTTGGAGACCTTGCCGCCCGAGGCCCGCCTGCCCTTGGCCGGACCCTACGACGGCCTGCTGCTGGGTCACGCGGCGCAGGAGTTTCTGGCGGCCCTTTTGGTAGACCCCGCCCGGCGCACCCTTTCCCCCAGCGCCCTGGAGGGCTACGTGGCCTGTCCCATGCAGTGGTTTCTGGCCCGCATCCTGGGCCTGGACGAACCGCGCGAGCCGGGGTGGGACTTGGAGCGCTCGGAGGAGGGCACCTGGGTGCACGACACCCTGGCCCGTTTTTTCGCGCCCCAGGAGTTCGACCCGTCCTGGGACGAGGCTGCCCAGCGCCAACGCCTGGCCCGCTGCCTGGCCCAGGCCATGCAGGAGCGCGCCGGCCACGACCTGGTGCGCCAGGCCCGCCAAGGGGTTTTGGACCACACCCTGGCCACGGTGGTGGCGCGGGAGATGGAAGCCATGGGAGGGGTGCGCCCCTCGCGGGTGGAGGCATCGTTCGGCGGCAAAGATAGCAGCGCCCCGCCCTTGGCGGTGCCTTTGGACCAGGGAGAGCCCTTGTTTTTGACCGGCCGCCTGGACCGCCTGGACCAAGGACCTGGCGCGCTCAGAGTGGTGGACTACAAGCACGCGGGCCAGAAGAACAGGATCAGCGATCCGCTAAAGGAAGAGGCCTTGGGGGTCGGCGCCTTTCAGATGCCGGTGTACCTGGCCGCGGCCCGCGAGTCGTGGGGCCAAGCGGACGACGCTCTGATGGCCAGGGTGGTGCCCACCCGCAAGATGGAGCAGCAGCCCGCGACTCGCGACTTCCCGCCCGGCTCTCCCTTCCTCTCCCTGGACTGGGCCACGCGCCAAGAGCTGGCCGCCTCTGCAGAGCCCAACCTGTTCAACGCCGTGGCCGAGCTGTGGGGCCGCCTGGAGGGAGGCCAGTTCATGCCATTGCCCGAGCAGGGCCCCTGCGATTTCTGCGCCATGGGCGGGGTGTGCCGGGCCCGGGTAAACGCGGCCGCCGCCTTGAACGGAGAGGCCTCGTGA
- a CDS encoding UvrD-helicase domain-containing protein: MSAPKRLCLVAGAGAGKTYRLVEHYQGLLDQGLEPGQIVAITFTEKAAGEMRQRIGEKISPELAAKLAWAPINTIHGFCASLLRDYGLVLGLDPEFRVLDEEEFSRLLGETSTEVLRQGLKERDPALGRLLEHFNLGGMGGLQEKLIWLHRQMATMGLSPEQAARATAAAHAADLAGASEMISALNAAVAELAGRFSQDAKLAASKAQYVAKAQNLIAAWPELQRRLLDEATRLDTARDLAAMVGGSAWGKVNDLRQALAEGAKALIALAAIPAAAQAADDLLALVAGLEQGLARELARRAALGFDALLTLARDLLRDFPEVLSQCRQRWRALLVDEYQDVNPVQDQLVELLAGLHRPDPAPEAAPPSLLVVGDRKQSIYAFRGAEVAELANLAARLAEGEGVVEPLGLNWRSHPALVEFFNRLFAQVLVPGEGQEHAPQAYVEFTEQDRQEPAGRKAGQADEVVVELVDCRSLLTEDKPSADAQRAVEARALAAYLRRLFEEGRYHPGQVAVLLRKLTQVGVYEEALRAAGIDFYTVRGRGFFECLEVSDVAHALRAMLDPSDEIALAAWLRSPLVGLSDESLLALAHPSPPRRAGLAAGMRGGAPLPDWCGREQQALLQGARRTLDRLAPLARRLHPAELISLLLEESDLLPVLLGTGAGEQKAANLRKLLETARQPGGVLAGGTEAFARGLAGLVAQPPQDPQAPLLGEEARVVRLMSVHQAKGLEFPVVVLPDLAGRGGGQNAPPDLGPHGELALAPPDPDTGASAKPPLQERLRKRDQARGEAEEARKFYVACTRAEDRLVLLLSPGGTQSKGWDPWGRELAAADPASRTIDAATLPLAGAEGPQAPADAWPEGLPPEAGPEREAAAAILARIERPAAPLGLVRESVSGLENYLTCPRLYVLTQRLGLDTALLPRSGPARDGLGRAVELGSLVHRLMEVTDFGQGPAGLQAAMASLEHDPDLASQALALAARLWDTGLPAELAGALELGRELPFCLRLPEADGGPALEIIGEIDLAARLETGWLVADYKVSHKADPAPYRDQMALYALALHRGQGGEGPAPRCCLAFLSAQGAKLVWLDFTPDDLAVMEQRVRAAARGIAGLGPQPDPTALEPGPGCDPAACPVADLCGLAVGS, encoded by the coding sequence GTGAGCGCGCCCAAGCGACTATGCCTGGTGGCCGGGGCCGGGGCGGGCAAGACCTATCGCCTGGTGGAGCATTACCAGGGCCTGCTGGACCAGGGCTTGGAGCCCGGCCAGATCGTGGCCATCACCTTCACCGAAAAAGCGGCCGGGGAAATGCGCCAGCGTATCGGCGAAAAAATCTCCCCGGAGCTGGCCGCCAAGCTGGCCTGGGCCCCCATCAACACCATCCACGGCTTTTGCGCCTCCCTGCTCAGGGACTACGGCCTGGTGCTGGGCCTGGACCCCGAGTTCCGGGTGCTGGACGAAGAGGAGTTCAGCCGCCTGCTGGGCGAGACCTCGACCGAGGTGCTGCGCCAAGGCCTCAAGGAGCGCGACCCCGCGCTGGGCCGCCTGCTGGAACACTTCAACCTGGGCGGCATGGGCGGGTTGCAGGAAAAGCTGATCTGGCTGCACCGCCAGATGGCCACCATGGGCCTGAGCCCCGAGCAGGCGGCCCGGGCCACGGCAGCGGCCCACGCCGCGGACCTGGCCGGCGCCAGCGAGATGATCTCCGCCTTGAACGCGGCGGTGGCTGAGTTGGCGGGCCGCTTCAGCCAGGACGCCAAGTTGGCCGCCTCCAAGGCCCAGTACGTGGCCAAGGCCCAAAACCTCATTGCCGCTTGGCCTGAGTTGCAAAGGCGTCTGCTAGACGAAGCCACCCGTCTGGATACGGCGCGCGATCTGGCGGCCATGGTGGGGGGCTCCGCCTGGGGCAAGGTCAATGACCTGCGCCAGGCCCTGGCGGAAGGAGCCAAGGCCCTCATTGCCTTGGCGGCCATCCCGGCGGCGGCCCAAGCGGCGGATGATTTGCTCGCCCTGGTCGCCGGGCTGGAACAAGGCCTGGCCCGCGAGCTGGCCCGGCGGGCCGCTCTGGGTTTCGACGCCCTGCTCACCCTGGCCCGCGACCTGTTGCGCGACTTCCCCGAGGTGCTGTCCCAATGCCGCCAGCGCTGGCGGGCCCTGCTGGTGGACGAGTACCAGGACGTCAACCCGGTGCAGGACCAATTGGTGGAGCTGCTGGCCGGGCTGCACCGGCCGGACCCCGCACCCGAAGCCGCCCCGCCGTCGCTCTTGGTGGTGGGCGACCGCAAGCAATCCATCTACGCCTTTCGCGGGGCCGAGGTGGCCGAGCTGGCCAACCTGGCGGCGCGCCTGGCCGAGGGCGAAGGAGTGGTGGAGCCACTGGGCTTAAACTGGCGCTCCCATCCCGCCCTGGTGGAGTTCTTCAATCGCCTGTTCGCCCAGGTGCTCGTACCCGGCGAGGGGCAAGAGCACGCCCCCCAGGCCTACGTGGAATTCACCGAGCAGGACCGCCAGGAGCCGGCGGGCCGCAAAGCAGGCCAGGCCGACGAGGTAGTGGTGGAGCTGGTGGATTGCCGGAGCCTGCTCACCGAGGACAAGCCCAGCGCCGACGCCCAGCGCGCGGTGGAGGCCCGCGCCTTGGCCGCCTACTTGCGACGCCTGTTCGAGGAGGGTCGCTATCATCCCGGCCAGGTGGCGGTGCTCCTGCGCAAGCTCACCCAGGTGGGAGTTTACGAGGAGGCCCTGCGCGCGGCGGGCATAGACTTTTACACCGTGCGCGGCAGGGGTTTCTTTGAGTGCCTGGAGGTCAGCGACGTGGCCCACGCCCTCCGGGCCATGCTGGACCCCAGCGACGAGATCGCCCTGGCCGCCTGGCTGCGCTCGCCCCTGGTGGGGCTAAGCGACGAAAGCCTGCTGGCTTTGGCCCATCCCTCGCCGCCCCGCCGGGCCGGTCTGGCGGCCGGGATGCGCGGCGGCGCTCCCTTGCCGGACTGGTGCGGCCGAGAGCAACAGGCGCTCCTGCAAGGCGCGCGGCGGACCCTGGATCGTTTGGCCCCCTTGGCCCGGCGGCTGCACCCGGCCGAGCTTATCTCCCTGTTGCTGGAAGAAAGCGACCTTCTGCCCGTGCTCCTGGGCACCGGAGCAGGGGAGCAAAAGGCGGCCAACCTGCGCAAGCTTTTGGAAACCGCCCGCCAGCCGGGCGGGGTCCTGGCCGGAGGCACGGAGGCCTTTGCGCGCGGCCTGGCCGGGCTGGTGGCCCAGCCCCCCCAAGACCCCCAGGCCCCCCTGTTGGGCGAGGAGGCCCGGGTGGTGCGCCTGATGAGCGTGCACCAGGCCAAGGGCCTGGAGTTCCCGGTGGTGGTGCTGCCCGACCTGGCCGGGCGCGGCGGAGGACAAAACGCCCCGCCAGACCTGGGGCCCCACGGTGAGTTGGCCCTGGCCCCGCCCGATCCGGACACCGGGGCCTCGGCCAAACCTCCCTTGCAAGAACGCTTGCGCAAGCGGGACCAGGCCCGGGGCGAGGCCGAGGAGGCGCGCAAGTTCTACGTGGCCTGCACCCGGGCCGAGGATCGCCTGGTGCTCTTGCTCAGTCCCGGCGGCACCCAGAGCAAGGGCTGGGACCCGTGGGGCCGCGAACTGGCGGCGGCCGACCCGGCCTCGCGCACCATTGACGCGGCGACCCTGCCCCTGGCCGGGGCGGAGGGTCCCCAGGCCCCGGCCGACGCCTGGCCGGAGGGTCTGCCCCCCGAGGCGGGACCGGAACGGGAAGCCGCCGCCGCCATCCTGGCCCGCATCGAGCGGCCCGCCGCGCCCCTGGGCCTGGTGCGCGAGTCGGTGAGCGGCCTGGAGAACTATCTGACCTGCCCCCGGCTCTACGTGCTCACCCAACGCCTGGGCCTGGACACCGCGCTCCTGCCACGCTCCGGCCCTGCTAGAGACGGCCTGGGCCGGGCGGTGGAACTGGGCAGCCTGGTGCACCGGCTCATGGAGGTCACGGACTTCGGCCAAGGCCCGGCCGGGCTGCAAGCAGCCATGGCCTCCCTGGAGCACGACCCGGACCTGGCTTCCCAGGCCCTGGCCTTGGCCGCGCGTTTGTGGGATACCGGGCTGCCAGCCGAGTTGGCCGGGGCGCTGGAATTGGGACGGGAGCTGCCCTTCTGCCTGCGCCTACCGGAAGCCGACGGCGGCCCGGCCTTGGAGATCATCGGCGAGATCGACCTGGCCGCCCGCCTGGAGACCGGCTGGCTGGTGGCGGACTACAAGGTGTCGCACAAAGCCGACCCCGCGCCTTACCGCGACCAGATGGCCCTATATGCGCTGGCGCTGCATCGCGGCCAA